A stretch of Brassica rapa cultivar Chiifu-401-42 chromosome A08, CAAS_Brap_v3.01, whole genome shotgun sequence DNA encodes these proteins:
- the LOC103836413 gene encoding L-ascorbate peroxidase 1, cytosolic-like, translating into MTKNYPTVSEDYKKAIEKCRRKLRGLIAEKHCAPIMVRLAWHSAGTFDCVTKTGGPFGTMRFTDEQAHEANSGIQIALGLLDPVRVQFPTISFADFHQLAGVVAVEVTGGPEIQFHPGREDKPQPPPEGRLPDATKGCNHLRDVFAKQMGLTDNDIVALSGAHTLGKCHKDRSGFEGAWTSNPLIFDNSYFKELLSGEKEGLIQLVSDKALLDDPTFRSLVEKYAADEDAFFSDYALAHLKLSELGFADA; encoded by the exons ATGACGAAGAACTACCCAACAGTGAGCGAAGACTACAAGAAGGCTATTGAGAAGTGCAGGAGGAAGCTCAGAGGCTTGATAGCTGAGAAGCACTGCGCACCTATCATGGTCCGCCTCGC ATGGCACTCTGCTGGAACATTTGATTGTGTCACAAAGACTGGTGGTCCCTTCGGAACAATGAGGTTTACCGATGAGCAAGCTCATGAGGCCAACAGTGGTATCCAGATTGCTCTTGGGTTGTTGGACCCCGTCAGGGTCCAGTTCCCTACCATCTCCTTTGCTGATTTCCATCag CTTGCTGGTGTTGTGGCCGTTGAAGTCACTGGTGGACCTGAAATTCAATTCCACCCTGGAAGAGAG GACAAGCCCCAGCCACCTCCAGAGGGTCGTCTTCCTGATGCTACAAAGGGTTGTAACCACTTGAGAGACGTCTTTGCAAAGCAGATGGGTTTGACTGACAATGACATCGTCGCTTTATCTGGTGCCCACACTCTG GGGAAATGCCACAAGGATAGGTCTGGCTTTGAAGGTGCTTGGACTTCAAACCCTCTTATTTTCGACAACTCTTACTTCAA GGAACTCTTGAGCGGTGAGAAGGAAGGTCTTATTCAACTTGTCTCTGACAAGGCGCTATTGGACGATCCCACTTTCCGTTCTTTGGTTGAGAAATACGCTGCT GATGAGGACGCCTTTTTCTCTGATTACGCTTTGGCCCACTTGAAGCTTTCTGAGCTCGG GTTTGCTGATGCTTGA
- the LOC103836411 gene encoding uncharacterized protein LOC103836411 codes for MEEEPILSRLDRIDIMVRKLEEMRLGSSRRSSSPSTPSSGTQPSSSLDLSSPRSIGKVQCRSMEQVMEETERKGSLLERLNNVEEQVLKLCLHFEKEVEEEERKKDDKKKKKGLRKFVDKVVGSSSPTKSHSKSWRC; via the coding sequence ATGGAAGAAGAACCCATTCTTTCGAGATTAGATCGTATTGATATCATGGTGAGGAAGCTAGAGGAGATGAGATTAGGAAGCTCACGGAGAAGCTCGAGCCCATCTACTCCGTCTAGCGGGACTCAGCCGTCGTCGTCACTGGATCTGTCTTCGCCTAGGAGCATAGGGAAGGTTCAGTGCCGTTCGATGGAGCAAGTGATGGAAGAGACTGAGAGGAAAGGAAGTTTGCTAGAGAGACTAAACAATGTGGAGGAGCAAGTTCTTAAGCTGTGTTTACATTTTGAAAaagaggtagaagaagaagagagaaagaaagatgataagaagaagaagaagggattGAGAAAGTTCGTTGATAAAGTAGTtggatcttcttctcccacGAAGAGCCATTCCAAGAGCTGGCGTTGCTGA
- the LOC103836409 gene encoding serine/threonine-protein phosphatase 6 regulatory subunit 3, producing MFWKLTSLSASSPVETILDKENFTLEELLDEEEIIQECKALNSRLINFVRDKAQVEQLLRYIVEEPPSDAADDSKRAFKFPFISCEIFTCEIDVILKTLVEEDELMDLLFSFLEPNRPHSALLAGYFSKVVICLMVRKTAALMNYVKGHENVFCQLVDLIGITSIMEVLVRLVGADDHVYPNFLDVMQWLADSNLLEMIVDKLKPSCPPEVQANASETLCAISRNAPSALASQLSSPGFVSRIFGHALEDSHSKSGLVHSLSVCTSLLDPRKSATSSSMFNSYSGQHMFESPVPVSQETIGAMLPKLSDLLMFLTVASDSTVLPTTYGELKPPLGKHRLKIVEFIAILLRTGSEAAQKELVSSGTIKRTLDLFFEYPYNNALHHQVESIILSCLENKSELMVSHILRECNLIGKFLASDRDSDLSGDSQPTVAATGKKIPRVGYIGHITRISNKIVQLGTSNDQIKAYLQENNEWNEWQGSVLQERNTVENVYRWGCGRPTTVQDRIRDSDEEDKDYDVAALANNLSQAFRYQTYDNGDNGEDHIALDRDDDDVYFDDESAEVIISSLRLGDDQGSLFTNSDWFTFQDDRFSSTPPDPAGSNTIEDAELNRTFNANTSSSDDDEVVVGVEDDDLTRNPKDGETNFQMESPMGFFDFNTLEKTEEAFSEQPPGWVGWDEPSSDMQVSGTGLNPFLDDDDEDSKNVMNLDTPMLEAKTEPVIPNGSSSPTERSLFEKDVEFVGVEAEGTEKAMEQAMKEGIVGEAGAMKRNMESGEDNQKEEESSGGEEFNDNNYWKVDQDVGVLE from the exons ATGTTTTGGAAGCTCACTTCTCTCTCTGCCTCGTCTCCG GTGGAGACGATACTAGACAAAGAAAACTTCACCTTGGAGGAGCTTCTTGATGAGGAAGAGATTATCCAAGAGTGCAAGGCTTTGAATAGCCGCCTCATTAATTT TGTAAGGGATAAAGCTCAGGTGGAGCAGTTATTGCGGTACATTGTTGAAGAACCTCCGAGTGATGCTGCTGATGATAGTAAACGTGCTttcaa gtTCCCATTCATCTCGTGTGAGATATTTACATGTGAAATTGATGTTATTCTAAAGACTTTGGTTGAGGAGGACGAG CTGATGGACTTGCTTTTTTCCTTTCTGGAACCAAATCGTCCTCATAGTGCATTGCTGGCAGGCTATTTCAGCaag GTTGTCATTTGCCTTATGGTCAGAAAGACTGCAGCACTTATGAATTACGTAAAA GGGCATGAAAATGTTTTCTGCCagttggttgatttgattgGAATAACGTCCATCATGGAG GTTTTGGTTCGCTTGGTGGGGGCTGATGATCACGTTTACCCCAACTTCCTGGATGTGATGCAATGGTTGGCGGATAGCAATTTACTTGAAATGATTGTGGACAAACTTAAGCCATCT TGTCCTCCTGAGGTTCAGGCAAATGCATCAGAAACATTATGTGCAATTTCTCGGAATGCACCCTCAGCTTTAGCTTCACAGCTCTCCAGCCCTGG CTTCGTTTCTAGGATATTTGGTCATGCTCTTGAAGACTCACACTCAAAATCGGGTCTGGTTCATTCGCTTTCAGTATGCACTTCTCTGTTAGATCCGAGGAAATCTGCTACGTCATCATCGATGTTCAATTCTTATAGTGGTCAACATATGTTCGAGTCTCCTGTCCCAGTGTCCCAGGAGACAATTGGTGCCATGCTTCCTAAACTCA GCGACTTGCTTATGTTTCTCACTGTAGCATCTGACAGCACAGTATTGCCTACAACGTATGGTGAACTGAAGCCTCCTCTTGGGAAGCATCGTCTAAAG attgtGGAGTTTATTGCAATTTTGTTGAGAACTGGAAGTGAAGCTGCACAGAAGGAGTTAGTTAGTTCAGGAACAATTAAAAGAACCCTTGATCTGTTTTTCGA GTACCCATACAATAACGCTCTGCATCATCAGGTGGAGAGTATAATACTTTCTTGTTTGGAAAACAAGAGCGAATTGATGGTTAGCCATATTCTTCGGGAATGCAATCTGATTGGAAAGTTCCTAGCTTCAGATAGGGACTCGGATCTCTCAGGCGATAGCCAG CCCACTGTAGCCGCCACTGGGAAGAAAATCCCTCGAGTCGGATATATTGGACATATCACAAGAATCTCTAATAAAATTGTTCAGCTGGGTACCAGCAATGACCAGATAAAGGCATACCTCCAG GAAAACAACGAATGGAATGAGTGGCAAGGTAGTGTTCTGCAGGAACGCAACACTGTTGAGAATGTCTACAGATGGGGATGCGG GCGCCCAACCACAGTACAAGATAGGATAAGAGATAGCGATGAGGAAGACAAGGATTACGATGTTGCTGCTCTGGCCAATAATTTAAGCCAAGCCTTTAGGTACCAAACGTATGATAACGGTGACAATGGAGAG GACCACATTGCTCTCGACAGAGATGATGAT GATGTTTACTTCGATGATGAATCTGCTGAAGTAATAATTTCATCCTTAAGACTCGGCGATGACCAAGGAAG CTTGTTTACAAACTCAGATTGGTTCACATTCCAAGACGACAGATTCAGCAGCACGCCTCCCGACCCAGCAGGTTCCAATACAATAGAGGACGCGGAGTTGAACAGAACCTTCAATGCCAACACCAGCAGCAGTGACGACGACGAGGTTGTGGTTGGAGTAGAAGACGATGATCTAACCAGGAATCCAAAGGATGGTGAAACCAACTTCCAAATGGAGAGTCCAATGGGGTTCTTCGACTTCAACACGTTGGAGAAAACCGAAGAAGCTTTTTCAGAACAGCCACCCGGATGGGTTGGGTGGGACGAACCATCGTCCGATATGCAAGTGAGTGGCACTGGTCTGAACCCATTcctcgatgatgatgatgaggacaGCAAAAACGTGATGAACCTCGACACACCAATGCTCGAGGCAAAAACCGAACCTGTGATTCCAAATGGGTCATCGTCCCCTACAGAAAGATCACTGTTCGAGAAGGACGTGGAGTTTGTGGGAGTTGAAGCAGAAGGGACCGAGAAAGCGATGGAGCAAGCGATGAAAGAAGGGATAGTAGGAGAAGCTGGAGCGATGAAGAGAAACATGGAGAGTGGTGAAGACAACCAAAAGGAAGAGGAAAGCTCAGGAGGAGAGGAGTTCAACGATAACAACTACTGGAAAGTGGATCAAGATGTCGGAGTTTTGGAGTGA
- the LOC103836410 gene encoding GATA transcription factor 11-like, with protein MNWLLPEEGLSDDLFGDLFNSVELSLQDIDDDDTTNGEVEDWEAKFQHLEPPPMDVFTSFPTEFTSSCRVNKLGRVGTVPVLKQSGACAALSGTSPHKFSSPADDIKVSKMFQSLSPVSVFESSDASFSPHNTRSQKLTSPVKGMRSKRKRPTTVRFKYLHQFEASKPEMLAPGESGLRTYYAFEQHAKKGRKISSQVARKCTHCETTETPQWREGPSGPKTLCNACGVRFRSGRLVPEYRPASSPTFVPSVHSNSHRKIIEMRRKEGGQFHTSMIHGVISRA; from the exons ATGAATTGGTTATTACCTGAGGAAGGTCTCTCGGATGATCTTTTTGGTGACTTATTCAACTCTGTCGAACTTTCACTTCAAGACATTGACGATGATGATACCACCAACGGTGAGGTAGAAGATTGGGAAGCCAAATTTCAACACCTCGAACCTCCTCCCATGGATGTCTTTACGAGTTTTCCCACTGAGTTCACCTCCTCTTGTCGCGTTAACAAGCTCGGCCGTGTGGGGACAGTACCTGTTTTG AAACAGTCCGGTGCTTGTGCAGCCTTGTCTGGCACCAGTCCCCACAAGTTTTCATCACCTGCTGATGATATCAAAGTCTCAAAGATGTTTCAATCTTTAAGCCCAGTGTCAGTTTTTGAGAGCAGCGATGCTTCTTTCTCGCCACATAACACAAGATCTCAGAAATTGACTTCCCCTGTGAAAGGCATGAGAAGCAAGCGCAAACGCCCCACAACAGTGAGATTCAAATACCTTCACCAGTTTGAAGCCAGTAAGCCTGAGATGTTAGCTCCTGGCGAATCAGGACTCAGGACTTACTATGCTTTTGAACAACATGCCAAGAAGGGACGCAAGATTTCATCTCAAGTGGCAAGAAAATGCACTCACTGTGAGACAACCGAGACTCCGCAGTGGAGGGAAGGACCCAGTGGACCAAAGACACTCTGCAACGCATGCGGTGTCAGGTTCAGATCAGGCCGTCTAGTTCCAGAGTACAGACCAGCCTCGAGCCCCACCTTCGTCCCATCTGTGCATTCAAACTCACACAGGAAGATCATAGAGATGAGGAGGAAGGAAGGTGGTCAGTTCCACACCAGCATGATTCATGGAGTGATATCAAGAGCATAA
- the LOC103836412 gene encoding elongation factor 1-alpha 1: MGKEKFHINIVVIGHVDSGKSTTTGHLIYKLGGIDKRVIERFEKEAAEMNKRSFKYAWVLDKLKAERERGITIDIALWKFETTKYYCTVIDAPGHRDFIKNMITGTSQADCAVLIIDSTTGGFEAGISKDGQTREHALLAFTLGVKQMICCCNKMDATTPKYSKARYDEIIKEVSSYLKKVGYNPDKIPFVPISGFEGDNMIERSTNLDWYKGPTLLEALDQINEPKRPSDKPLRLPLQDVYKIGGIGTVPVGRVETGMLKPGMVVTFAPSGLTTEVKSVEMHHESLVEALPGDNVGFNVKNVAVKDLKRGYVASNSKDDPAKGAANFTSQVIIMNHPGQIGNGYAPVLDCHTSHIAVKFSEILTKIDRRSGKEIEKEPKFLKNGDAGMVKMTPTKPMVVETFSEYPPLGRFAVRDMRQTVAVGVIKSVDKKDPTGAKVTKAAVKKGAK, from the exons ATGGGTAAAGAGAAGTTTCACATCAACATTGTGGTCATCGGCCACGTCGATTCCGGGAAGTCTACCACCACTGGTCACTTGATCTACAAGCTTGGTGGTATTGACAAGCGTGTGATCGAGAGGTTCGAGAAGGAGGCTGCTGAGATGAACAAGAGGTCTTTCAAGTACGCGTGGGTTTTGGACAAACTTAAGGCTGAGCGTGAGCGTGGTATCACCATTGACATTGCTCTCTGGAAGTTCGAGACCACCAAGTACTACTGCACAGTCATTGACGCTCCTGGACATCGTGATTTCATCAAGAACATGATTACTGGTACCTCCCAGGCTGATTGTGCTGTTTTGATCATTGACTCTACCACTGGTGGGTTTGAAGCTGGTATCTCTAAGGATGGTCAGACCCGTGAGCATGCTCTTCTTGCTTTCACCCTTGGTGTCAAGCAGATGATTTGCTGCTGTAACAAG ATGGATGCCACTACCCCCAAGTACTCCAAGGCTAGGTACGATGAGATCATCAAGGAGGTGTCTTCCTACTTGAAGAAGGTTGGATACAACCCTGACAAAATCCCATTCGTCCCCATCTCTGGGTTCGAGGGTGACAACATGATTGAGAGGTCCACCAACCTTGACTGGTACAAGGGACCTACTCTCCTTGAGGCTCTTGACCAGATCAACGAGCCAAAGAGGCCATCAGACAAGCCCCTCCGTCTGCCACTTCAGGACGTCTACAAGATCGGTGGTATTGGAACGGTGCCAGTGGGTCGTGTTGAGACCGGTATGCTCAAGCCTGGTATGGTTGTAACCTTTGCTCCTTCAGGGCTGACCACTGAGGTTAAGTCTGTTGAGATGCACCACGAGTCTCTTGTGGAGGCGCTTCCAGGTGACAACGTGGGATTCAATGTTAAGAACGTTGCTGTCAAGGATCTTAAGCGTGGGTATGTTGCATCCAACTCCAAGGATGATCCTGCCAAGGGAGCTGCCAACTTCACTTCCCAGGTCATCATCATGAACCACCCTGGACAGATCGGTAACGGATACGCGCCAGTTCTTGATTGCCACACCTCCCACATTGCGGTTAAGTTCTCTGAGATCCTCACCAAGATTGACAGGCGTTCTGGTAAGGAGATCGAGAAGGAGCCCAAGTTTTTGAAGAATGGTGATGCTGGTATGGTGAAGATGACTCCGACCAAGCCCATGGTTGTCGAGACCTTCTCTGAGTACCCACCCCTTGGACGTTTTGCCGTGAGGGACATGAGGCAGACTGTTGCAGTCGGTGTCATCAAGAGCGTTGACAAGAAGGACCCAACCGGAGCCAAGGTCACCAAGGCTGCCGTCAAGAAGGGTGCCAAATAA